The nucleotide sequence CAGCAACTTGGTGCATTGGATGGCGCTGATCTTGAAAGTAGGAGCTTGAATGATCTTAAAGATTTTGCATCTTACAATTTCATGGGCACTCCAGATTCTTTAAGTAATTACTCGATGCACAAGCTAGAGAAGGACTCGCCGAATTTGTATAACCATAAATATGAGTCCAAGACTTTGGATGACAGGCTTCTTTCTATGTCGAGTACAAACTCTTCCTGTTATGATtattcttcttctacttctgtCTCTATCGTTCAAAGCATGCTCCACTGCACATGGAAAGCTGGTATTCCACGTTTTGTTTTCTCCCTGGACGATCGGAAAGAGGTTTATATGGCTGACTTATGTAAAGTTGAGTCAGCTGATGACAAGTCCCTGGATTATATGTACTTGTTCTACTCAAGAAGGAGTGACCAAAAGGAACACGACATTTGTGATAAAGAATCTCGTCTGGTTGGCAAGATGAGGGTATCGACTTCTTTCACCATATGTCCAAACAACTCCAGACTCCTAGAGACTGAGTTCGTTTTGTTTGCCGGCTCAGAAAACTTAGGAGGAGAGATGCAAGCTTCAAGCCATAGCCTTAGGAATAAGGGGCTGTCGAAGAAGGTGGTGGAAGTGTTCAGGCCCAGCCATTCATCAAAGCAGAGATCTATGTCAAGATTTGGTGGATCCAGCACCATACTGGAAAACTGTTCTTGGGAGCAACACCATGATACAGACAATAATTTTGATTTATCCAGTGGGGCTAATATCCCCGAAAATTCTTTTCCACCAAATCTTGAATTGTCTGCCATTGTCGTGAAAGATCATCTTCCTGATAATTGTCAGGAGAAAATTGGAGGTTGGGGATTGAAATTTCTCAAGAAAGTAGGAGCTCGGCAAATTACTGATACTAATGAAGCCTTGGTTTCTGTTGCTTGTGCTAGAGATGGTGGTGATTGTTCAACGAGTATGTCAGTTGTAATTCCATCTGGTCTTCACGGAGGGCCAAGGACCAGAAATGGTGGTCCTTATGGTCTTCTCGAAA is from Tripterygium wilfordii isolate XIE 37 chromosome 14, ASM1340144v1, whole genome shotgun sequence and encodes:
- the LOC120014895 gene encoding uncharacterized protein LOC120014895, giving the protein MEDRIFNTEKDSQHEEHSSCLNNNRKFSRDYGSDTSEFKRERLVRKENPQHMLTLQIKQLQQSRKCGEDPLLQSIHVLGGIIPKHMVTLDEKYLRRCLELIHISASKASPCNISVTYGTRNTGIFSGDLHPDIYRNENASDSTSFVFECPLTAGTASVVFNPTRQWIVGSIMGSKSMMNLLKSPFLQQLGALDGADLESRSLNDLKDFASYNFMGTPDSLSNYSMHKLEKDSPNLYNHKYESKTLDDRLLSMSSTNSSCYDYSSSTSVSIVQSMLHCTWKAGIPRFVFSLDDRKEVYMADLCKVESADDKSLDYMYLFYSRRSDQKEHDICDKESRLVGKMRVSTSFTICPNNSRLLETEFVLFAGSENLGGEMQASSHSLRNKGLSKKVVEVFRPSHSSKQRSMSRFGGSSTILENCSWEQHHDTDNNFDLSSGANIPENSFPPNLELSAIVVKDHLPDNCQEKIGGWGLKFLKKVGARQITDTNEALVSVACARDGGDCSTSMSVVIPSGLHGGPRTRNGGPYGLLERWRSGGKCDCGGWDLGCPLRVFNAKQRKAEIVPHADTEGECKLVDLFLQGSEHDSPTLRMVNVHDGLYCIHFQSTVSALQSFSVAVAFIHTQSPTLHPKTVQDSK